In Deltaproteobacteria bacterium, the sequence CCCCCCTCTCCATGATGTGGCGAATCAGTCCGGCGTTTAGAAAAGGCATATCGGCGGCAAAACAGAAACCGGCATCCCCTGAGGCACATCTGAGGCCCGTGTAGATCCCTCCCAGGGCTCCCCGGCCTGGCAGGATATCCCGCACCACCCGAACCCGATAGGAGCGAAACCACTCGGGGTTGTTGGCCACCACCAAGATATCATCAAAGATGGGTTTTAGGACTCTATAGACCCGCTCGAAAAGGGGCACTCCCCCCATTCTGAGGAAGAGCTTCTGCTCCCCCATCCTCAGACTCTTGCCCCCGGCCAGAATGATTCCAGTCACGCCGTCCCCCTGGGTGTTTCTACTAGCATCTTTG encodes:
- a CDS encoding molybdenum cofactor guanylyltransferase, with product MTGIILAGGKSLRMGEQKLFLRMGGVPLFERVYRVLKPIFDDILVVANNPEWFRSYRVRVVRDILPGRGALGGIYTGLRCASGDAGFCFAADMPFLNAGLIRHIMERGDEGDVIIPRTPDGLQPLHAIYSRRCLLPMEKLLAEGDLKIVDFFGDVTVVYVSEGEIRRYDPLLLSFLNVNTRQDLLEAQELITRTQEMDRL